The nucleotide sequence CCCGAGGATACTCCCGATGCGGTGACTCATTGCAGATTGTTGAACAAATCACCATCGGATCTCGATTCCGATATCTCTATGAACATCTCCCTGAGCGACTCCATTGGCGAGATATTCGGAACCAAGGATTTAAGCTGCATTCTGGCGGTGCAACTCCCGCGTCAATATATTCTGCTTGAGGATCACTTGCCCGCCTTGGCCACCATGTTGAATGTGAACTTGGATCGCCTAAGAAATGTCCTGGAAATAACTCAGGGATTGACCCACGAGCAGATCCTGCGCCTTCCGATAAAGCAGGAAGTGGAGGAGATAGATGAACAGTTGAACTAATCTGACTTACATCCACATTAGATTTTCTTATAGTAAAGTTCCCGGTAACTTCAAATACAAAATGTTTCCACTTTGAATAGTTTTAATAGGATCATTCCAATTGACCAAGTCCAACATGTATAATAGTCTAGTTATTCCCATAAGATCCTTGTTTTTACAACTTAACATTTGAAATGTATCCTTTTCTTGTATATTTTTAAGTggtatttaatttgttttttgttttgttttgttattttgCCTTAGACTTTCAGAGTGCACAATTTTGTTTAAACCATTTACtttgttgtatattttaaattactaATGCTAAACGTTATCTAGACTTTATTATACTTCATAATTGGTTTGCTTTCCTCGACGACAATACAGCAGCAATCGATCTGGTTTATGTATCTGTTACTATGCATGCCTTTGCTGTGTTTACTGTGTTTTTGTTAAACGTATATACAACCGCGTGAATTTGGAGTCGCAGCTCCCTAGTAGTCGCTGTCGTAGCTGCCGTCCTGCTGCGCTTGCGTGGAGTCATCGGAACGTTCCGAGGTGGGCTCCAGATCAACGTCCAGGGCGGTAGTGTTGGCCGGACAGCAGCTGGGATGGGCCATGGAGTCGAAGGCATCTTTGATTTGATTGTTGGCACCCTTGGGATCCAGGTCGGTGGCCCAGCTGAAGTGCATGAGCGCCAGATCCATGTTGCCGAGCGTCTTGTGGATCTTGCCGATCAGATAGAACACCACCGACTCCTTGGGCACCACCTCCTTAAGCTCCTCCAGCTCGCGGAGCGCCTCCTGGTACTTGCCCAGGGAAAAGTAGATGGAGCCGCGATGGAATCGGGTCAGCGGATTCTTGGGGTCCAGCGTGGCGGCTGTATTCAGCGTCTGCAGCGAAAGATCCTTCTTCTTCATGTAGAACTGCATTGCGCCGATGTGCACCAGGATAACCGAATTTTGCGGATTGATTTTCAGAGCCTTCACGTAGTGGATTTCGGCCAGCTCATACTTCTCCTGCTTCGAGTAGATGGTGCCGATGCCGAACCAGGCGTTGTAATGCCGCGGATCTCTGACCACCGCGGCCCGGAAGTAGTCCATCGCCTTGTCAAACTCTTCGGTCAGCACGAGCTCGTGGCCCAGCAGTGTGTAGCTGTAGACAAAGTCGGGATCGACCTGGACAGCCCGTTTAAAGAACTTAATGGCTGTCTCGTGCTCCTTTTGCAGGGAGAAGCAGTTTCCGGACACACACCAGGTCACCGGGCTGGTCTTGTCCTGGTTGATCAGATCCTGGGCTAAAGCAGAGAGCTCCACTTCCCGCTGCAGGTGCCACAGGGAGGAGGAGTAGATCTCCATGTAGTCCAGGCGACAGGGCTCCGCCTTGTGGATGCTCTCGAAGATCGCCACCGCCGCTTCGTAGTCGCGCATCTCGTACCTGGCCAGTCCGATCAGCGACTGCACCCAGCTGGAGTTCAGTTGGTGCTTTGGTATCGTCGTCTCCAGCTGTTTTACGGCCGCCTTGCACTGGAAGTTGGACAGCAACTGATAGGCTTCGGCTAAGTCCCGCAGCAGGGCCATCAGTCCGTCGGCCGACTGCTTCTTGAGTCCCATCAGCTGGTGAGCCATCGTCTGGGCGTTATTCAGGCTGTTGTTCAACAGAACCTTGGCCTCCTCGGCGGCACTGCGACCGCCGCTGTTGTTATTGGCCCCCGAGGAAGTGATGGTCTCCACCTTCTCCTTTCGTTTCTCCGACAGGTGGTGCGACTTCTCCTCGATCAGTTCGTTATTTAAGCAGATCTTGGTCATCCGAGACTTGGTTTTCCGCGGCGGCGAGCGAGGCTGCACGAACTTGTTGGCTATGTTGGGCGATTTATTGTTCTCCTTCACCGAATAGGAGTTGCTAAACAGCCGCGAGCTGCGACGCACTGCAGCATTCGGATTGGGCGGCACATTCAGGTTGCCATTATTGCCCACATTATTGTTGTTCGGAGTGCGGGGCGTTATGTTTCCGGCTTGGGTGAAGACGGCGGGTTTGTTGAGGCTGCCCTCCTTGCGGTTGATGAGCCCTCCGACGTGGGTCTTCAGCTTCTTGCCCATCATCTTGGGTTCCTGGTTGACCTCGACCAGCATCTGTGGCATTGGCGAGTAGCTATTCATGACGGGCGTGTGGTTACCGATGAAGGAGCCATCGTTGCCGGTACAGGGACTAGTCAGCGGCATGATGCCGAAGCTGGGAGTTGGCGGTGAAATGGCCGAAAGGTATTTGAACTGCTTGCGGAAGGGTGTGCCGCTGCTAATGTCGTAcagctgctggtgttgctgatgCTGGCCGGCTGGGTCCTGCGGATAACCCATGGGCGTGTCCTCTAGCATCGCCAGCATGCTGGAGTTTTGAACCAGACCGCCGCGCAGCATGCTGATCGAGCTGTTGAgattgttgttattattgttgttgttgatgggCGTCACCAGGTTGCTGTTGTGGTTTTGATTCTGGTTGACCTGCTGCACCTGCTGCTGATTCTGTTGCTGCTGATCCACGGGCGTGGTCAGAATGTAGTTGGAGATATTGCTTAGGTTGGTAATCAAAGACTGacgctcctgctgctgctggctcTGCTGCTCGGCGCCGAAGAGCACCATGGCATTGGCGTTGGCGCTGCTGCCCTGGCAGGTGTTGAACACATCTGTGCTGTGGATCTGGAATATGGCCGCCGCATCTGTATCCTGGCCCAGCAGGCACAGATCCGCGAAGGCGTGCCACATGAAGGGGTTCAGCTTGAGGGCCCGCCGCAGAGCACTGATGGCCAGCTTATTGCGCTCGGTCCGCACGCAGATCTGGGCCATTAGCTGGTAGGCGAAGCAGGCCAGATCCCCGAAGTCTCGCTGCAGCTCATCGCAGTTCTTGGCGTCCGCGAATCCGGTCGAGATCAGGGCACTCTCTGCCTCGGCATACTTTTTCAGCTCGTAGGCGCACTTGGCCTGCAGGAAGCGGCACTGCGGCGAGCGGCGCGTCTTCTCCTTGAGCAGCCAGTAGGCCTGGTGCACCTGATTGGAGCGGAAGTAGCTGGTGGCCAGCAGGAATATCGTCTCGTCGCTCTCCACTAAAACAACACAACAGAGTCGAAGGGAAAATCAGTGATGTACATGGGAAACCAGGGAGACCTTGACCTTTACCTTCTGAGCACAGGCGCTCCGCTAGGAAAACAGCATCCTTGAAGTCGTAGTAGTTGAGGCAGTGCCATATGGCGGCCTTAAAAAAGAGGGAGAGAGTTTGTTTTAGAGGCCAGGTGGACCGAGGAGCTATTGATTTACCTGCACGGGCTCTTGAATCATCATGTCTGAGAGGTCTGGTCGACTTTCTAGGGGGCTCTATAGATACACGCTCTTGTGGCTTGACTATAATTCTTGGCTTTACAATAATTTAAACATGCAGTGTGTAGAAATCAAACAAATTATCATGTCGCCACCCGCACACGCttctctttttttcttttttggcaAATTTTCCCCAACAATATCGGATCGGAAAAGTAAAAGTGTGGTGTGCTATATTATGGATGTTGTATGTAACCCGATTGCGGATGCGGCGGGGTGCTGCTTCAAgcggcgatggcgatggcggTGTCTCTCGCTCCCTGACCACTCCACTCCTTTTCGttttccacttccacttccacCTCTTTTTGATATTGCAATTGGTTTGAGTCGAGCCTTCGCCTTCGCTTCGCTTCGCCCTCTGTACACACACACTGCGGACTGGGGGTCGGTTTTCAACGCTCGTTTTCGGGGCTTCGCTTTCGTTATAGACGCACACTTTTCAGATCTGCGATTCGCGCCGACACTGGACTACACCTTTGCCACATTTTAGCTACTTAAAACACGCTGCATTCGCGTtgcatttcattttatttaaaaaaccaaAACTAAAATATGTGAGAGCTGTCAAAGTATCGATTGCACGCGACCCTGCCAATCGATTGTTTGTCTGCTTTGGTGAGACCGTCGCGCACTAGCACGAAAATCCCAAGGCCATTTTATGTCTTTCGAAGGTGGGTAGTTTCTGAATGTGATAGGCGGATTCCACTAGATTTTACtttattacatttataatgtacaaaataattaaaaacatatttcttAACTAGGGGAGAATCTTTAACGTTACTTTTAAAAGtgattttatatttaagaAGAGTGATATTAATAAATCTTGCACTTAACGTTACTTTTAAAAGtgattttatatttaagaAGAGTGATATTAATAAATCTTGCACTTAAGAGAAGAGGTACCCTTTAAATTTCGTAATTAGCCAACCTACATGAATCTGCGACAAAAATATGTTACGTGCTTTACAGCGACTTATGCGATTAAATACTGTTGTGTTACAAAATGTtacaaaaaagaaacaaacCTTTTTTGGACAATtggaaaaacacaaaaacctGTCATTATTGaatgtaattattttttatttttaaattgtttcgATATTTGATAATGAAATAACGAGAACGGAAGTTCTCCAAAATCTTGTATGCTTTTGAAGTTAATCTGAAAATGTATTTGGGAATTTTAGTGCTATATTAACTAGGACACATAATGAATACAAAACATTGATTTCCTTATAGAGCGCATTTATTAAATACCTATTACTACTAGCTTATACGAGATTTAATTGTAGTGTTTTCGATTCTACTGTGAGTCGCTGGAACTGGAGCTCGAGCTGTCGGTGGACATGACCTCCACGTCGTCCTGGGCGCGCGTCTCCAGGGCCACCGTGTTCCCCGAGGCACCCATGGTCATGTGCAGCTCGCCCAGATT is from Drosophila suzukii chromosome 3, CBGP_Dsuzu_IsoJpt1.0, whole genome shotgun sequence and encodes:
- the Cdc27 gene encoding cell division cycle protein 27 homolog, which gives rise to MMIQEPVQAAIWHCLNYYDFKDAVFLAERLCSEVESDETIFLLATSYFRSNQVHQAYWLLKEKTRRSPQCRFLQAKCAYELKKYAEAESALISTGFADAKNCDELQRDFGDLACFAYQLMAQICVRTERNKLAISALRRALKLNPFMWHAFADLCLLGQDTDAAAIFQIHSTDVFNTCQGSSANANAMVLFGAEQQSQQQQERQSLITNLSNISNYILTTPVDQQQQNQQQVQQVNQNQNHNSNLVTPINNNNNNNNLNSSISMLRGGLVQNSSMLAMLEDTPMGYPQDPAGQHQQHQQLYDISSGTPFRKQFKYLSAISPPTPSFGIMPLTSPCTGNDGSFIGNHTPVMNSYSPMPQMLVEVNQEPKMMGKKLKTHVGGLINRKEGSLNKPAVFTQAGNITPRTPNNNNVGNNGNLNVPPNPNAAVRRSSRLFSNSYSVKENNKSPNIANKFVQPRSPPRKTKSRMTKICLNNELIEEKSHHLSEKRKEKVETITSSGANNNSGGRSAAEEAKVLLNNSLNNAQTMAHQLMGLKKQSADGLMALLRDLAEAYQLLSNFQCKAAVKQLETTIPKHQLNSSWVQSLIGLARYEMRDYEAAVAIFESIHKAEPCRLDYMEIYSSSLWHLQREVELSALAQDLINQDKTSPVTWCVSGNCFSLQKEHETAIKFFKRAVQVDPDFVYSYTLLGHELVLTEEFDKAMDYFRAAVVRDPRHYNAWFGIGTIYSKQEKYELAEIHYVKALKINPQNSVILVHIGAMQFYMKKKDLSLQTLNTAATLDPKNPLTRFHRGSIYFSLGKYQEALRELEELKEVVPKESVVFYLIGKIHKTLGNMDLALMHFSWATDLDPKGANNQIKDAFDSMAHPSCCPANTTALDVDLEPTSERSDDSTQAQQDGSYDSDY